The Crocosphaera subtropica ATCC 51142 genome includes a window with the following:
- a CDS encoding TolC family protein, with amino-acid sequence MFVLRYCVCASVSLLSALSWNTGLMAQTVSSVEGESEAAKLLLQPNSSLKSQPRVSDIKRMKDASVSSETKKKTTTPLKAKKNLDQRMRMVSQSTTPPSLEASEAYSETILEQLPPNNLNPNGNPLLFPTKPENVETTINQPVTLGEVIALALQNNREIQEARIAVEEVKARLVQERAALYPTIDVDSRINRDFIERQTGDFTRGIPETVVESRQTTGIFNVALQYDIYSGGERDGSIKRAEREIRDRQLELERISEQVRFEATDNYYLLQNADAQVAIAQADVENASQTLRDAQLLEQAGLGTRFDVLRAEGDLAAANEELTRAIAEQRTARRRLAETLSVGQHVQLVAADEITESGNWKLSLEETIVQAYKNRAELEQQLVQREIGQQDRRIAMAGIIPQLDFLAQYGFDDDLDNGLGALVNYRFETRLTWRLFDGGRAFAGARAAERRMDQANIRFADLRNEIRFQVEEAYYSLIANQENISSTRQNVATREEALRLARLRFQAGVGTQTDVINAQRDLSQARGNFLQAIIQYNQSLNALQRAVSNYPDNRLFEMR; translated from the coding sequence ATGTTTGTTCTACGTTATTGTGTGTGTGCGAGTGTTAGTCTGTTGTCGGCCTTATCTTGGAATACAGGTTTAATGGCCCAAACCGTATCTTCTGTCGAAGGAGAATCTGAAGCTGCTAAGTTGCTCTTACAACCCAACAGTAGCCTCAAATCCCAACCCCGTGTCAGTGATATCAAACGGATGAAAGACGCTTCTGTCTCATCTGAAACCAAGAAAAAAACCACAACCCCCCTCAAAGCTAAGAAAAACTTAGACCAGAGAATGAGAATGGTTTCCCAGTCCACAACGCCTCCCAGTCTCGAAGCCTCTGAAGCCTATTCAGAAACAATTCTTGAACAATTACCCCCCAATAACCTGAATCCTAATGGGAATCCTTTGTTGTTTCCTACTAAACCAGAGAATGTGGAAACAACCATCAACCAACCTGTGACCTTAGGAGAAGTGATTGCTCTTGCGCTTCAAAATAATCGAGAAATACAAGAGGCTCGTATCGCAGTCGAAGAAGTTAAAGCCCGTTTAGTCCAAGAAAGAGCAGCTTTGTATCCAACTATAGATGTAGATTCGAGGATTAACCGTGACTTTATTGAACGACAGACCGGAGACTTTACTAGAGGAATTCCTGAGACTGTAGTTGAGTCAAGGCAAACCACAGGAATTTTTAATGTTGCTCTACAATATGATATCTATTCTGGTGGGGAACGGGATGGCAGTATTAAAAGAGCAGAACGGGAAATTCGCGATCGCCAATTAGAGTTAGAACGCATTTCTGAACAAGTCCGCTTTGAAGCCACAGATAACTATTACCTTTTACAAAATGCCGATGCTCAGGTAGCCATCGCCCAAGCAGACGTAGAAAATGCCTCTCAAACCCTACGAGATGCCCAACTTTTAGAACAAGCAGGGTTAGGAACTCGATTTGATGTACTACGGGCTGAAGGGGATTTGGCCGCAGCCAATGAGGAGTTAACAAGGGCGATCGCTGAACAACGAACGGCAAGACGTAGGTTAGCAGAAACCCTGAGCGTAGGACAGCACGTTCAATTAGTGGCGGCCGATGAAATTACAGAATCAGGAAACTGGAAGCTTTCCCTTGAAGAAACCATCGTTCAAGCCTACAAGAATCGTGCTGAATTAGAACAACAGTTAGTACAACGGGAAATTGGCCAACAAGATCGTCGTATTGCCATGGCGGGCATTATTCCCCAATTAGATTTCCTGGCTCAGTATGGGTTTGATGATGACTTGGATAATGGTCTGGGGGCTTTGGTGAATTATCGCTTTGAAACCCGCTTAACTTGGCGATTATTTGATGGGGGACGAGCTTTTGCTGGTGCTAGAGCGGCCGAACGTCGTATGGATCAAGCCAATATTCGATTTGCTGATCTTCGCAATGAAATTCGCTTTCAAGTCGAAGAAGCTTATTATAGTTTGATTGCTAATCAGGAAAATATTAGCAGCACCCGCCAAAATGTGGCTACTCGTGAAGAAGCCCTCAGACTAGCCAGATTACGGTTCCAGGCAGGGGTAGGGACTCAAACAGATGTCATTAATGCTCAAAGAGACTTATCCCAAGCACGAGGCAATTTTCTACAAGCTATTATTCAATATAATCAGTCCCTCAATGCTCTGCAACGAGCAGTGAGTAACTATCCCGATAACCGTCTCTTTGAAATGAGGTAA
- a CDS encoding PstS family phosphate ABC transporter substrate-binding protein, translated as MITNIYKIFKVRSWGVPFISLSLLSACGSVPESVIEPIKIDGSSTVFPITERVLESYKSEAVNPSIKELKIEGEFSGTTQGFEKFCTGKTDINAASRPISTEEMTACSGNEIRYIELPIAFDAITVVVNPNNDWTQTLTVEQLRKMWEPTAENQVSQWNQVDQTYPNRPLTLYGPGELSGTYDYFTKAIVGETGASRQDYVKSEDDEVLVTGVAQDPNALSYFGFGYYQQNQDKLKAVAVDNGKGGVIPSIETVKDEAYQPLSRPLFIYVNAKRAQENPALEVFVEYYLDKAPELVADAGYIPLPPDAYHLAKIHLQRFDVGSVFEGKPQIGLTISDLMRQPAKF; from the coding sequence ATGATAACGAATATTTATAAAATTTTCAAGGTCAGAAGTTGGGGTGTCCCTTTTATCTCGTTGTCTTTATTATCTGCTTGTGGTTCTGTTCCTGAATCAGTGATTGAACCCATAAAAATTGACGGGTCGAGTACGGTTTTTCCCATTACAGAACGGGTCTTAGAAAGCTATAAAAGCGAAGCAGTCAACCCATCTATCAAAGAACTTAAAATCGAAGGAGAATTTTCGGGAACCACTCAGGGTTTTGAGAAATTTTGTACCGGGAAAACGGACATTAATGCAGCGTCTCGTCCCATTTCGACTGAGGAAATGACAGCTTGTAGTGGCAATGAAATCCGTTATATAGAGCTTCCCATTGCCTTCGATGCTATTACCGTCGTCGTTAATCCTAACAATGATTGGACTCAAACCTTAACCGTTGAACAATTGAGAAAAATGTGGGAACCTACCGCAGAAAATCAGGTGAGTCAATGGAATCAAGTGGATCAGACTTATCCTAATCGTCCTTTAACTTTGTACGGACCAGGGGAACTCTCAGGTACCTACGACTACTTTACCAAAGCGATTGTGGGAGAAACTGGTGCCAGTCGTCAAGATTATGTCAAAAGTGAGGATGATGAGGTTTTAGTTACAGGGGTAGCTCAAGATCCTAACGCTCTTAGTTATTTTGGCTTTGGTTATTATCAGCAAAATCAAGATAAACTCAAAGCTGTTGCTGTTGATAATGGTAAGGGTGGGGTCATTCCTTCGATAGAAACGGTAAAAGATGAGGCGTACCAGCCTTTATCTCGTCCTCTGTTTATTTATGTTAACGCCAAGCGAGCGCAAGAAAATCCGGCCTTAGAGGTTTTTGTGGAATACTATTTAGATAAGGCTCCAGAATTAGTAGCAGATGCCGGTTATATTCCTTTGCCCCCAGATGCTTATCATCTGGCTAAAATCCACTTACAACGGTTTGATGTGGGGAGTGTCTTTGAAGGCAAACCCCAAATTGGCCTTACTATCAGCGATTTAATGCGTCAACCTGCTAAGTTTTAG
- the nblS gene encoding two-component system sensor histidine kinase NblS codes for MAAATLAVSLFMSGLTFWAVNTIQKDAQLNDTRFGRDLGLLLASNVAPLIAEDNLTDVARFSSRFYQSTSSVRYIIYTDETGQIFFGIPYSSAEVQNSLTIERRLQLPNFPVDHDTLPLVRQHKSPNGEVTDVFVPLKHEGKHLGYLAIGINPNATVVNSSNLTRDVTIAVFVAIWAMVILGAVFNALTITRPIKELLVGVKNIAAGNFKQRINLPFGGELGELIFSFNEMAKRLERYEEQNIEELTAEKAKLDTLVSTIVDGAILLDTHLNLLLVNPTARRMFVWEGKDVIGENILQLLPAELTTQLQTPLEQMIQQNATESNESELEKNPETTSLQQKISPGEYRISLSQPTSRIVRVLLTQVFDQHRGTLKGIAMTVQDITREVELNEAKSQFISNVSHELRTPLFNIKSFIETLSEFGEDLTETERKEFLETANHETDRLTRLVNDVLDLSRLESSKTYHLNGVDLSQLIEQTLRTYQLNAKDKELVLNKEVEPNLPLILGHYDLLLQVMTNLVGNALKFTPSGGIIVIRAYHFKTKSKQFNDKSCVRVEISDTGIGIAPEDQAAIFDRFFRVENRVHTLEGTGLGLSIVKNIIDKHHSQIHLISEVGIGTTFWFDLALYQDNCSPSEGCNNETILPRTVDVHPNSLLF; via the coding sequence ATGGCAGCAGCAACCCTGGCCGTCTCCTTATTCATGAGTGGTTTAACCTTTTGGGCGGTTAATACCATTCAAAAAGATGCACAGTTAAATGATACGCGCTTTGGTCGAGATTTGGGGTTATTACTAGCTTCTAATGTTGCCCCCCTCATTGCTGAGGATAATTTAACCGATGTCGCCCGTTTTTCCAGTCGTTTTTATCAGAGTACCTCTAGTGTCCGCTACATTATTTACACAGACGAAACGGGACAGATTTTCTTTGGTATTCCCTATTCGTCGGCTGAGGTTCAAAATTCCTTAACGATTGAACGTCGTTTACAACTGCCGAACTTTCCGGTGGATCATGATACCTTACCCCTAGTCAGACAGCATAAAAGTCCTAACGGCGAAGTCACCGACGTTTTTGTTCCCCTTAAACACGAAGGGAAACACTTAGGTTATTTAGCCATTGGCATTAATCCTAATGCTACGGTAGTCAACTCGTCGAATTTAACCCGTGATGTTACCATCGCTGTGTTTGTGGCGATTTGGGCGATGGTTATTTTAGGGGCAGTTTTTAATGCTTTAACCATCACTCGGCCCATCAAAGAATTGTTGGTGGGGGTAAAGAATATTGCAGCCGGAAACTTTAAACAACGGATTAATCTTCCTTTTGGTGGAGAGTTAGGAGAATTAATTTTTAGCTTCAATGAAATGGCGAAACGTCTTGAACGTTACGAAGAACAAAATATTGAGGAATTGACCGCAGAAAAAGCGAAATTAGATACGTTGGTTTCTACCATCGTCGACGGGGCAATTTTATTAGATACTCATCTCAATTTACTGTTAGTGAATCCTACAGCAAGACGAATGTTTGTCTGGGAAGGAAAAGATGTCATTGGGGAAAATATTCTCCAACTTTTACCCGCAGAGTTAACCACTCAATTGCAAACTCCCCTAGAACAAATGATACAGCAAAATGCTACGGAGTCTAACGAATCAGAACTAGAGAAAAACCCAGAAACGACATCCTTACAACAAAAAATTAGCCCCGGAGAATACCGTATTAGTCTCAGTCAACCTACATCAAGAATTGTTCGGGTTCTTTTAACCCAAGTATTTGATCAACACCGAGGAACCTTAAAAGGTATCGCAATGACGGTACAGGATATTACCCGTGAGGTGGAATTAAATGAGGCAAAAAGTCAATTCATTAGTAACGTATCCCATGAATTAAGAACCCCCTTATTTAATATTAAATCTTTTATCGAAACCTTATCAGAATTCGGAGAAGATTTAACCGAAACCGAACGCAAGGAATTTCTAGAAACGGCTAATCATGAAACTGATCGCCTTACTCGTTTGGTCAACGATGTTTTAGATTTATCTCGTTTGGAATCTTCTAAAACTTATCATCTCAATGGAGTAGATTTATCTCAGTTAATTGAACAAACTTTAAGAACTTATCAACTGAATGCTAAGGACAAAGAATTAGTTTTAAATAAAGAAGTTGAACCTAATTTACCTTTAATCTTAGGACATTATGATTTATTGTTACAAGTGATGACTAATTTAGTGGGGAATGCTCTCAAATTTACCCCTTCTGGTGGTATTATTGTTATTCGTGCTTATCATTTTAAAACAAAATCCAAACAATTTAATGATAAATCCTGTGTAAGAGTTGAGATATCAGACACAGGAATTGGCATTGCCCCTGAAGATCAAGCAGCCATTTTTGACCGCTTTTTCCGTGTAGAAAATCGAGTTCATACCCTCGAAGGAACAGGGTTAGGATTATCCATTGTCAAAAATATTATTGATAAACATCACAGTCAAATTCATCTCATTAGTGAAGTGGGCATCGGTACAACCTTTTGGTTTGATTTAGCCCTTTATCAAGATAATTGTTCCCCCTCAGAAGGCTGTAACAACGAAACCATACTACCGAGAACCGTTGATGTCCATCCCAATAGTTTACTCTTTTAG
- a CDS encoding YebC/PmpR family DNA-binding transcriptional regulator, with translation MAGHSKWANIKRQKERVDAKKGKTFAQLSRAIIVAAKHGIPDPAGNFQLRTAIEKAKAAGIPNDNIERAIAKGAGTYENDDTVYEEIRYEGYGVGGVAILIEAFTDNRNRTAADLRSAFNKNGGNLGETGCVSWMFEQKGVVRIEGNIDENALLEASMEGEADSYELYEEDDDQAAEVFTEMTNLDTLSQTLNDKNFNVTEVELRWIPNNLIYIENDEQAKSIIKLIEALESLDDVQNVTTNFEMADELMLLTVES, from the coding sequence ATGGCAGGACATAGTAAATGGGCAAATATTAAACGCCAAAAAGAAAGAGTAGATGCCAAAAAAGGGAAAACCTTTGCTCAATTATCCCGTGCAATTATTGTCGCAGCGAAACACGGCATTCCTGATCCAGCCGGAAACTTTCAACTACGAACAGCTATCGAAAAAGCCAAAGCAGCCGGCATACCCAATGATAATATAGAACGGGCGATCGCTAAAGGTGCCGGAACCTACGAAAACGATGACACGGTTTATGAAGAAATTCGCTACGAAGGGTATGGCGTTGGGGGGGTTGCTATTCTCATTGAAGCCTTTACCGATAACAGAAATCGTACGGCAGCCGACTTGCGGTCTGCCTTTAATAAAAACGGGGGCAACTTAGGGGAAACCGGTTGTGTCAGTTGGATGTTTGAACAAAAAGGGGTGGTGAGAATAGAAGGTAACATCGATGAAAATGCCCTATTAGAAGCTTCTATGGAAGGAGAAGCCGACAGTTATGAATTATACGAAGAAGACGACGATCAAGCAGCAGAAGTCTTTACAGAGATGACTAACTTAGATACATTAAGTCAGACATTGAATGATAAAAACTTTAATGTCACAGAAGTAGAATTACGATGGATACCTAATAATCTCATTTACATTGAGAATGATGAACAGGCAAAATCCATTATTAAACTCATCGAAGCCTTAGAATCTTTGGATGATGTACAGAATGTGACCACTAACTTTGAAATGGCTGATGAATTAATGTTGTTAACTGTAGAAAGTTAA
- the pstS gene encoding phosphate ABC transporter substrate-binding protein PstS, translated as MFTPVKSSKRTIITSLSILSLAVSLGACGGGSSDTPDTTTTTPDSGSEGTTTALNPPLEGNVALTGAGASFPAPLYQNWFVQLNKEVPSLQVNYQSVGSGAGVEQFTAGTVDFGASDVAMTDEEMAAVERGTLLLPVTAGSIVMAYNLPGVEGLKLSREAYVGIFNGTITNWNDPIIAEANPDLQLPDQPITVVHRSDGSGTTGVFTKHLSSISQEWEASIGQGKSVEWPTDKGKFIGGKGNEGVTASIQQNEGSIGYIEYGYAKQNSIPVAELENASGNYIAPTDESASATLDAVTLPENLRAFITDPEGDQSYPIVTYTWILAYETYDDPQKAIAMEAMIQYALTEGQEQSKQLGYVPLPPSVREKVAAAADVISPDYEIKVN; from the coding sequence ATGTTCACACCTGTGAAATCAAGTAAACGCACCATAATAACATCCTTATCAATTTTGAGTTTAGCAGTCAGTTTAGGGGCTTGCGGAGGTGGGTCTTCTGATACCCCAGATACCACCACAACCACCCCCGATAGTGGAAGCGAAGGAACAACCACTGCGTTGAACCCTCCCCTGGAAGGGAATGTGGCCTTAACCGGTGCGGGTGCTTCTTTCCCTGCACCCTTATATCAAAACTGGTTTGTACAGCTAAACAAGGAAGTACCTAGTCTCCAAGTTAACTACCAGTCCGTAGGAAGTGGTGCTGGAGTCGAACAGTTTACCGCCGGAACCGTGGATTTTGGAGCCAGTGACGTAGCCATGACAGACGAAGAAATGGCCGCAGTTGAAAGAGGCACTCTTTTGCTGCCTGTCACCGCCGGCAGTATTGTGATGGCTTATAATTTGCCCGGTGTTGAAGGACTGAAACTTTCTAGAGAAGCCTATGTGGGCATTTTCAATGGGACAATTACCAACTGGAATGATCCCATTATTGCGGAAGCTAACCCGGATCTCCAATTACCCGATCAACCCATTACCGTGGTTCACCGTTCCGATGGCAGTGGTACCACAGGGGTATTTACCAAGCATCTTAGTTCCATCAGCCAAGAATGGGAAGCCAGCATTGGTCAAGGAAAAAGTGTTGAATGGCCAACCGATAAAGGTAAATTTATTGGGGGAAAAGGCAATGAAGGGGTAACTGCATCCATTCAGCAAAACGAAGGTTCCATTGGTTACATTGAATATGGTTACGCCAAACAAAATAGTATTCCTGTGGCTGAGTTAGAAAATGCTTCCGGGAACTATATTGCCCCCACCGATGAGAGTGCCTCAGCTACATTAGATGCGGTAACCTTACCTGAGAATTTACGGGCCTTTATTACCGATCCCGAAGGCGATCAATCCTATCCCATCGTTACCTACACTTGGATCTTAGCGTACGAAACCTACGATGATCCCCAAAAAGCGATCGCTATGGAAGCCATGATTCAATATGCTTTAACGGAAGGTCAAGAACAAAGTAAACAGTTAGGTTATGTTCCTTTACCTCCTAGTGTTAGAGAGAAAGTGGCCGCTGCAGCCGATGTCATTAGCCCTGATTATGAAATAAAAGTTAACTAA
- a CDS encoding DNA phosphorothioation system restriction enzyme, producing the protein MDEYNQINLTIDWNELITDYKKKYSNYRVREKKKSYQVFTQGIPQIPESIKLRDYQQEAVINWFTNKGRGTLKMATGSGKTITALAIATELYETIKLQVLLVLCPYRHLVLQWERECKKFNLNPILAFESVYNWQSQLATELYNIQCKQKPFLTIITTNSTLINQGFQSQVKFFPEKTLIVGDEAHHLGSPRLESSLPRNIGLRLALSATPERYFDEEGTDALLNYFGDIIKPEFTLADAIKKQALVPYLYYPIFVNLTESEAFTYAKLTQRIGWALGKNDNLKNNDNLTSLLIQRSRLIGTAENKLTALRKLMKTLLETKHTLFYCGDGYLENEPNNYQKQISAVTHILGRELGYRVNTYTAENTLAEREKIRQQLQKGDLQGIVSIRCLDEGIDIPEIQQAVILASSGNPHQFIQRRGRVLRPYPDKKQAIIYDMIVMPPDLDRETWEVERNLLRKELKRFVEFGKIAKNAKEVNQKFLSIQEQYKL; encoded by the coding sequence ATGGATGAATATAATCAAATTAATTTAACAATTGATTGGAATGAATTAATTACAGATTATAAAAAAAAATATTCTAATTATCGAGTTAGAGAAAAGAAAAAAAGTTATCAAGTTTTTACTCAAGGCATTCCTCAAATACCAGAATCTATAAAATTACGAGATTATCAGCAAGAAGCTGTTATTAACTGGTTTACAAATAAAGGTCGAGGAACTTTGAAAATGGCGACAGGAAGCGGAAAAACGATTACTGCTTTAGCCATTGCCACAGAATTGTATGAAACGATTAAATTGCAAGTTTTATTAGTGCTTTGTCCCTATCGTCATTTAGTTCTTCAATGGGAAAGAGAATGTAAAAAGTTTAATCTTAATCCTATTTTAGCCTTTGAAAGTGTGTATAATTGGCAAAGTCAACTAGCAACGGAACTCTATAATATACAGTGTAAACAAAAACCTTTTTTAACTATTATTACCACTAATTCTACTTTAATTAATCAAGGATTTCAATCACAAGTTAAATTTTTTCCTGAGAAAACCTTAATTGTTGGCGATGAGGCGCATCATTTAGGGTCCCCTCGTTTAGAATCTAGTTTACCCCGTAATATTGGCTTAAGATTAGCTTTATCAGCTACCCCAGAACGCTATTTTGATGAAGAAGGAACCGACGCTTTATTAAACTATTTTGGAGACATCATAAAACCAGAATTTACCTTAGCTGATGCCATCAAAAAACAAGCCTTAGTGCCTTATTTATACTACCCTATATTTGTTAATTTAACCGAATCAGAAGCCTTTACCTATGCTAAATTAACTCAGCGTATTGGTTGGGCATTAGGAAAAAATGATAATCTAAAAAATAATGATAACTTAACCTCCTTATTAATTCAGCGATCGCGTTTAATTGGAACCGCAGAAAATAAATTAACCGCCCTCAGAAAATTGATGAAAACCTTATTAGAAACTAAACATACTCTATTTTATTGTGGGGATGGCTATTTAGAAAATGAACCGAACAATTATCAAAAACAAATTTCGGCAGTGACTCACATTTTAGGTAGAGAATTAGGATATCGAGTCAACACTTATACCGCCGAAAATACCTTAGCAGAAAGGGAAAAAATTCGTCAACAATTGCAAAAAGGAGACTTACAAGGCATAGTCTCTATTCGTTGTTTAGATGAAGGGATAGACATCCCAGAAATTCAACAAGCAGTAATTTTAGCCAGTAGTGGAAATCCCCATCAATTTATTCAAAGAAGAGGCAGAGTGTTGCGACCTTATCCTGATAAAAAACAAGCGATCATCTATGATATGATAGTGATGCCTCCCGATTTAGATCGAGAAACTTGGGAAGTAGAACGAAACTTATTAAGAAAAGAGTTAAAACGATTTGTAGAGTTTGGTAAAATTGCTAAAAATGCAAAGGAAGTTAACCAAAAATTCTTATCAATTCAAGAACAATACAAACTCTAA
- the pstA gene encoding phosphate ABC transporter permease PstA — translation MENKGLSLKKKPTSSRALFDSFWTGIASLCMIVTLIPLFAVLIFVGLQGFRQINLDLFTQLPPPPGLSEGGIANAIIGTLITVTIGAIISVPFGVLAAVYLSEFSRDNQVAKWVRFATNVLSGVPSIIAGVFAYGLLVATGIVGFSAIAGGVALAVLMLPTIVRTTDEALQIVPQDVRWAAFGIGAYNYQTVLKVVLPAAIPSILTGVTLAIARAAGETAPLIFTALYSNFWPSPPPKGFLEPIATLSVLVYNYAIVPFKPQQELAWAGSLILVLLVLITSVTARLATRQKTY, via the coding sequence ATGGAAAACAAGGGATTAAGTCTTAAAAAAAAGCCTACGTCTTCCCGTGCCTTATTTGATAGCTTCTGGACGGGTATTGCTTCTCTCTGTATGATTGTCACTCTCATTCCTCTGTTTGCGGTGTTAATCTTTGTTGGACTTCAAGGGTTTCGTCAGATTAATTTAGACTTATTTACTCAGTTACCTCCTCCCCCTGGACTTTCAGAAGGAGGTATTGCCAATGCGATTATTGGAACCTTAATTACAGTGACCATTGGTGCGATTATTTCTGTTCCCTTTGGGGTATTAGCTGCAGTTTATCTGTCTGAATTTAGCCGTGATAACCAAGTTGCCAAATGGGTTAGGTTTGCCACTAATGTTTTAAGTGGGGTTCCTTCCATTATTGCCGGGGTATTTGCCTATGGTTTATTGGTGGCTACCGGTATTGTGGGTTTTTCGGCCATTGCCGGGGGGGTTGCCTTAGCGGTTTTGATGTTACCTACCATCGTTAGAACAACGGATGAAGCCCTGCAAATTGTTCCTCAAGACGTGCGTTGGGCGGCCTTCGGTATTGGGGCTTATAATTACCAAACGGTGTTAAAAGTGGTCTTGCCGGCTGCTATTCCTTCCATTTTGACAGGGGTTACCTTAGCCATTGCCCGTGCTGCTGGAGAAACCGCCCCTCTTATTTTTACGGCACTTTACTCCAATTTCTGGCCAAGTCCTCCCCCAAAAGGATTCCTCGAACCCATTGCTACCCTATCCGTATTGGTTTATAACTACGCTATTGTGCCGTTTAAACCCCAACAGGAACTGGCTTGGGCAGGATCTTTAATTTTAGTGTTATTGGTGTTAATTACCAGTGTTACAGCACGTTTGGCCACTCGTCAGAAAACCTATTAA
- the pstC gene encoding phosphate ABC transporter permease subunit PstC, whose product MEKTVDNWFIWLTLAFALGIGLILISIAFIIAWRAWPAIQEYGLSFLFSSSWNPVKGREQYGALPVIYGTLVSSLISLVIAVPLGIGTAIFLSENFIPLKFRTPLVFLVELLAAIPSVVYGLWGIFVLIPVVQPLAMWLHNNFGWIPLFSTPPAGGPGMFPAGIVLSIMILPIITAISRDSLAALPPDLRQASLGLGATRWETIFRVLIPAAFSGIVGGIMLALGRAMGETMAVTMIIGNVNRISISILEPANTISSLIANQFAEASGMQVAALMYAGLVLMLLTLVVNIAADYIVSQVRAKY is encoded by the coding sequence ATGGAAAAAACCGTTGATAATTGGTTTATTTGGCTAACCTTAGCCTTCGCTCTCGGTATCGGTTTAATTCTTATTTCGATCGCTTTTATTATTGCTTGGCGTGCTTGGCCAGCCATTCAAGAATATGGTTTAAGTTTCCTATTTAGTAGTTCTTGGAATCCGGTTAAAGGCCGAGAACAATACGGCGCATTGCCGGTTATTTATGGAACGTTAGTGAGTTCTTTAATTTCTTTGGTCATTGCGGTTCCCCTAGGCATTGGAACGGCTATATTTTTAAGTGAAAATTTTATCCCCTTAAAATTTCGGACCCCCTTAGTTTTCTTAGTAGAGTTATTAGCAGCCATTCCCAGTGTGGTTTATGGACTGTGGGGGATTTTTGTCTTAATTCCCGTGGTTCAACCTTTGGCTATGTGGTTACACAATAATTTTGGTTGGATTCCTCTGTTTAGTACCCCTCCGGCGGGTGGACCGGGAATGTTTCCTGCGGGTATTGTGCTATCGATTATGATTTTACCGATTATTACGGCGATTTCCCGTGATTCTTTGGCTGCCCTTCCCCCTGACTTACGCCAAGCCTCTTTAGGATTAGGGGCAACCCGTTGGGAAACCATTTTTCGTGTACTCATCCCGGCTGCTTTTTCCGGTATTGTGGGGGGTATTATGTTAGCATTGGGTCGGGCAATGGGAGAAACCATGGCCGTGACCATGATTATTGGGAATGTCAATCGAATTAGTATTTCTATTTTAGAACCGGCTAATACCATCTCATCTTTAATTGCTAACCAGTTTGCTGAAGCTTCGGGAATGCAGGTGGCAGCCCTCATGTATGCAGGGTTAGTGTTAATGCTTTTAACGTTAGTGGTGAATATTGCTGCGGATTATATCGTTAGTCAAGTTCGAGCGAAATATTAA
- a CDS encoding 2Fe-2S iron-sulfur cluster-binding protein, whose product MTINFVKENKEVVSAQGANLREKALQNKVDIYTLKGKLMNCGGYGQCGTCIVEIAEGMENLSPRTDFEKRVLKKKPDNYRLACQTIVNGPIKVVTKPK is encoded by the coding sequence ATGACTATTAATTTTGTTAAGGAAAATAAAGAAGTTGTGTCAGCGCAAGGAGCTAACCTACGGGAGAAAGCTTTACAAAATAAGGTAGATATTTATACCTTGAAAGGTAAACTCATGAATTGCGGCGGTTATGGACAATGTGGAACCTGCATCGTCGAAATTGCCGAAGGGATGGAAAATTTATCGCCCCGTACTGATTTTGAAAAACGAGTCCTCAAGAAAAAGCCTGATAATTACCGTCTCGCTTGTCAAACCATTGTTAACGGCCCCATCAAGGTAGTTACCAAGCCGAAATAA
- the psbM gene encoding photosystem II reaction center protein PsbM, protein MEVNDLGFIATILFVLVPTVFLLILYIQTREETES, encoded by the coding sequence ATGGAAGTTAACGATCTTGGCTTTATTGCGACTATTCTTTTTGTTCTCGTTCCTACCGTATTCCTACTTATTTTATACATCCAAACCCGTGAGGAAACGGAATCTTAA